One Halodesulfovibrio sp. genomic window carries:
- a CDS encoding Txe/YoeB family addiction module toxin, whose amino-acid sequence MNLSWTTHAWEDYLYWQKTDKKILKRINTLIKDTMRTPFDGIGKPEPLRFQLTGCWSRRINEEHRLVYKITTDNTLHILQCKHHY is encoded by the coding sequence ATGAATCTTTCGTGGACAACCCATGCGTGGGAAGACTACCTGTACTGGCAAAAAACAGATAAAAAAATCCTCAAGCGCATTAACACACTCATTAAAGACACCATGCGTACCCCCTTCGATGGCATCGGCAAGCCGGAACCGCTCCGCTTTCAGCTCACCGGCTGCTGGTCCCGCCGCATTAATGAAGAACACCGACTGGTCTATAAAATAACAACCGACAATACGCTGCATATTCTGCAATGCAAGCATCATTACTAG